The nucleotide sequence GTATTATAAACCACGTGCACAACAACGGGAATGGTAACTATGGTTCTGGCCTCAGAAGGATGCGCAGCCATATAAATTTGTGTGAAATTTTCTATATCCTGCATACGCTGACTCAAGGCAGGATCCTGCTGCTTTAACCATTCCAGGTGTTCCACTGTACCGCAAGTGCGATGTGGAGTTTGAGCTGACAGTGTGCTGCTCCCGGCAAATAAAATTGCTAAAAAGAGTAAATAGATTTTCATCATGGGAAGTTTGATTTGAAGGTTGATAAACGGTGAGAACTGAACTCTAAAAGAAAGAAATTGAACGCATAACTCCAAATATTAATAATAAACCTTAAAGAGGTAATCTTTAAAATCACAACATTCAAAAGAGGTAATAAGTGCCTAGACAAAGTGAACCAGGAATGAAGTATTATCTGATCAATTATTTGCAATTGCACGGATAATATCGCTTTTGGTTACAATGTGCATATTGTTTAATCCATCAGGAATTATCACGGCGCCTGCTTCCTTATTGATGATGCCTGATAATTTATCCAGGGGAGTATCGCTGGTAAGAACAGGAAGCGGAGCATCCATCACACTTTCCACTGCAAATGATTTAATCTCATGGTTACTGAGCAACTTCATCAGCAATCCGGATTCATTTATAGAACCCACCATTTTGCTATCTTCTAAAACAGGAAGCTGATCGATATCATATTTCTGCATTAAAGCAATTGCTTCTGTAACAGTCTGATTATGGCGAACGGAGATCAATTGCTGACTGTTTTTTGATTCTACAATATCGCGTGCTGTTTTTACTTCCAGAAACCCGCGCTCGCGCATCCATTCATCATTGTAGATTTTAGCAATATAACGGCTTCCATGGTCAGGAAAAATAACCACCACAACGTCTGATGGCTTTAAGCGGTCTTTTAATTGCATTAAACCCGCAAGCGCGGATCCGCAGGAATAGCCTACAAAGATTCCCTCTTTACGGGTAATCTCACGGGCCATCAGTGCGGCGTCTTTATCGGTCACTTTTTCAAAGTGGTCAATAACGCTGAAATCATAATTTTTAGGAATGAGGTCTTCCCCAATTCCCTCGGTGATATAGGGGTAAATTTCATTCGGATCCAAAACCCCGGTTTCATGATATTTCTTAAGTGCAGATCCATAGGTATCAATTGCCCAAACCTGTATGCGCTTATTTTTTTCCTTCAGAAATTTTCCAATACCGCTTATGGTTCCGCCCGTACCAGCACCAGAAACAAAATGCGTTATCTTACCCTCTGTCTGTTCCCATATTTCGGGGGCAGTAGTTTCATAATGCGCCTGCCTGTTAGTTAAATTATCGTATTGGTTTGGATACCACGAATCCAGAGTTTCTTCAGAAAGCCTTCTTGAAACCGAATAATAGGACCGCGGATCTTCCGGCTCTACATTGGTTGGACAAACAATCACTTCGGCACCAACAGCACGAAGAATATCGGCTTTTTCTTTTGATTGCTTATCAGTAGTGGTAAAAATACATTTATATCCTTTCGCAATAGCTGCTAATGCAAGCCCCATTCCTGTGTTACCGGACGTACCTTCTATGATCGTTCCTCCTGGCTCCAGCCAGCCCTTTTTTTCGGCTTCATCTATCATTTTTAACGCAATCCGGTCTTTAATTGAATTGCCGGGATTAAATGATTCTACTTTGGCAAGCACTGTAGCCTGAATGCCTTTGGTTACCTTATGTAGTTTAACCAATGGCGTATTGCCAATAGTTTCTATGATGTGGTTGTAAAACATACAGCAAAGGTAACCATGAATCGCAAGAACAATATAGATACGGCAACAGGTAGATTATTTTGAATTATAAAATAATCAGGGCATGATTAAATTGTAGCGCTTTAGTCAGAATGTAAAGAGAAATAACCATTGCTAACTGTAATAATGTTGTTCATTTCATATCAATTACCATATGCCACAATTTTCAATGAAATCTTTCCGATCATAAAATAATTCAGCCCTGTGAAGATTACAGGGCTGACCTATTCATTCTTAATAAAAATTATTGTATCACTAAAGAAGAGTGCAATTCTTCATTTCCGGCTTTTACATTTATAAAGTACACGCCTGAATT is from Chitinophagales bacterium and encodes:
- a CDS encoding pyridoxal-phosphate dependent enzyme, producing MFYNHIIETIGNTPLVKLHKVTKGIQATVLAKVESFNPGNSIKDRIALKMIDEAEKKGWLEPGGTIIEGTSGNTGMGLALAAIAKGYKCIFTTTDKQSKEKADILRAVGAEVIVCPTNVEPEDPRSYYSVSRRLSEETLDSWYPNQYDNLTNRQAHYETTAPEIWEQTEGKITHFVSGAGTGGTISGIGKFLKEKNKRIQVWAIDTYGSALKKYHETGVLDPNEIYPYITEGIGEDLIPKNYDFSVIDHFEKVTDKDAALMAREITRKEGIFVGYSCGSALAGLMQLKDRLKPSDVVVVIFPDHGSRYIAKIYNDEWMRERGFLEVKTARDIVESKNSQQLISVRHNQTVTEAIALMQKYDIDQLPVLEDSKMVGSINESGLLMKLLSNHEIKSFAVESVMDAPLPVLTSDTPLDKLSGIINKEAGAVIIPDGLNNMHIVTKSDIIRAIANN